A stretch of the uncultured Desulfobacter sp. genome encodes the following:
- a CDS encoding mechanosensitive ion channel domain-containing protein → MEWLKQIDIEKYIEMVTYWVTTYSVKILAALLILVIGKWIARRITNLITKLMEKNKVDLTLVRFLDSIIYYTFMVVIVIAAAGQLGINTTSFLTIVGAAGLAIGLALKDSLSNFASGVMLVLFRPYRVNDFVDIGGTTGTVVSISLFTTELNTPDNQKVIVPNSGITSNVITNVTANPTRRVDLVIGIGYDDDIKKAKEVIQGVLTEEKRILPTPAPLIAVSELADSSVNFVVRPWVKTGDYWSVYFALTENIKLALDANGISIPFPQQDVHMYQEVKE, encoded by the coding sequence ATGGAGTGGTTGAAACAAATCGACATTGAAAAGTATATAGAGATGGTGACCTACTGGGTGACCACTTACTCTGTAAAGATCCTTGCCGCGCTGCTGATCCTGGTGATAGGGAAATGGATAGCCAGAAGAATCACCAATCTGATTACAAAATTAATGGAAAAAAATAAGGTGGATCTCACACTAGTGCGGTTCCTTGACAGTATCATTTACTATACCTTTATGGTCGTGATTGTCATTGCTGCCGCAGGCCAGTTGGGCATCAACACCACCTCCTTTTTGACCATTGTGGGTGCTGCCGGCTTGGCCATTGGTCTTGCATTGAAGGATTCTTTGTCCAATTTTGCTTCGGGCGTAATGCTGGTGCTGTTCAGGCCTTACAGGGTCAATGACTTTGTTGATATCGGCGGAACGACCGGCACCGTTGTGAGTATCTCTTTATTCACCACCGAGTTGAATACCCCGGATAATCAAAAAGTGATCGTGCCCAATTCAGGCATTACGTCTAATGTGATTACCAACGTTACGGCCAACCCCACCCGCCGGGTAGATCTTGTCATCGGTATCGGGTATGATGATGATATAAAAAAGGCAAAAGAGGTCATCCAGGGCGTTCTGACCGAAGAAAAGCGAATTCTTCCCACGCCAGCACCATTGATAGCCGTCTCCGAGCTTGCCGATTCCAGCGTTAATTTCGTGGTCAGGCCCTGGGTCAAAACAGGCGATTACTGGTCGGTATATTTTGCCCTCACTGAAAATATCAAACTGGCCCTTGATGCCAATGGCATCAGCATCCCCTTTCCCCAGCAGGATGTTCATATGTACCAGGAAGTCAAAGAATAA
- a CDS encoding Nramp family divalent metal transporter, with protein MADLKENQNSSTGKGNAFKRIVSTLGPAWIISAVAAGPGTTLSVAKAGGTYGYDFLWVIVLSVVLAFVCQYMAAKTALIGGQGIVSIVQDKWGSLPAWFVTLDALVVIWLCNVVLLKVLVAVTEYVTGLAVPWWGVVFTVAFYVLVAHGGYRIVEMVCKLIVSLLVVCFIGTLFIAKPDLGMAVKGLWPDFSHFGKAEILMMTAIMGGSIHVTILSMQTYTVHEKGWGLSDLGTARFDTALSLLGAFGLYCTAIYLTGACVLNPADIHVNTLFEMADAITPLLGPYAHGFFCIGIWCAVFSTIMPTFIAAAYVLGDKMNWDMQPKSGRYRLTILVGCLIALPGAFLTGRPVNLLLIMLALSFLGTPLFVGIFLWLLNDKNWATRYRNGVVLNIGGGCALLVTLVLGIKWVWGLSM; from the coding sequence GGATCATCAGTGCCGTTGCCGCGGGACCTGGAACCACCTTGAGTGTTGCCAAGGCCGGGGGAACCTATGGCTATGATTTTTTATGGGTGATTGTGCTCAGCGTGGTGCTGGCATTTGTCTGTCAGTATATGGCGGCCAAGACCGCGCTGATCGGAGGGCAAGGGATTGTTTCCATTGTGCAGGATAAATGGGGCAGTCTGCCGGCCTGGTTTGTGACCCTGGATGCCCTTGTGGTTATCTGGCTTTGTAATGTGGTGCTTTTAAAAGTGCTGGTTGCCGTGACCGAATATGTGACCGGCCTTGCCGTGCCCTGGTGGGGCGTTGTGTTCACCGTCGCATTCTATGTCCTGGTGGCCCACGGCGGCTATAGGATTGTTGAAATGGTGTGCAAGCTTATTGTCTCTTTGCTTGTGGTCTGTTTTATCGGCACCCTTTTTATTGCAAAGCCTGATCTTGGCATGGCCGTTAAAGGTCTTTGGCCCGATTTTTCCCATTTCGGCAAAGCTGAAATTTTGATGATGACGGCGATCATGGGCGGTTCCATTCATGTGACCATTTTGTCCATGCAGACCTATACCGTGCATGAAAAAGGGTGGGGCCTGTCGGATCTGGGAACAGCCCGTTTTGATACGGCCCTTTCTCTTCTTGGGGCATTCGGGCTTTACTGTACGGCCATCTACCTGACCGGTGCCTGTGTGCTTAATCCGGCAGATATCCATGTGAATACCCTTTTTGAAATGGCTGATGCCATTACGCCGCTTTTAGGACCCTATGCCCATGGGTTTTTCTGTATAGGCATATGGTGTGCGGTGTTTTCAACGATTATGCCCACCTTTATTGCTGCAGCCTACGTGCTTGGGGATAAAATGAATTGGGATATGCAGCCTAAAAGCGGCCGGTACCGGCTGACGATTTTGGTCGGATGCCTCATTGCGCTTCCCGGTGCCTTTCTCACCGGCAGACCGGTGAATCTTTTATTGATCATGCTGGCACTGTCATTTCTGGGAACCCCGCTTTTTGTGGGGATATTTTTATGGTTGCTCAATGACAAAAATTGGGCAACGCGGTACCGAAACGGTGTTGTATTGAACATTGGGGGCGGCTGTGCACTGCTGGTTACTCTGGTGTTAGGGATCAAGTGGGTTTGGGGGCTTTCGATGTGA
- a CDS encoding cytidylate kinase-like family protein — protein MTQESKIKYSPGDYGKKRLSAADWAEMNIKNWSRTSEKSAKKQPKNGIFPCICFSRQIGVGALKIADLLAERMPLRVVDREIIEFMAKEKDLTQKAVEYFDERYPGIMSELFTMLTSEKTYLKSDYARQLAKTVTTLAGMDSTIFVGRGAHLILPRENVLAVRFIAGKEYRISRLAGLLGISWEQAEGRIKTMDKEQKAFFKSVYQKDEASPDEFDLVINLRHLKDASQAVEIVACAFEQKFGAIA, from the coding sequence ATGACACAAGAATCCAAAATAAAATATTCACCTGGTGATTATGGTAAGAAAAGACTGAGCGCGGCGGATTGGGCGGAAATGAATATCAAAAACTGGAGCCGGACATCTGAAAAAAGCGCTAAAAAACAGCCTAAAAACGGCATTTTCCCCTGCATCTGTTTTTCCCGGCAAATCGGGGTCGGTGCCCTTAAAATCGCTGATCTTCTGGCCGAACGGATGCCCCTTCGGGTGGTTGACCGGGAAATTATCGAATTCATGGCCAAAGAAAAAGACCTGACCCAAAAAGCCGTTGAATATTTTGATGAGCGCTACCCCGGCATCATGAGTGAATTGTTTACCATGCTCACCAGCGAAAAGACCTACTTAAAAAGTGATTATGCCCGACAGCTCGCAAAAACCGTAACCACCCTGGCAGGGATGGATTCCACAATCTTTGTGGGAAGGGGTGCACACCTGATCTTACCCAGAGAAAACGTTTTGGCCGTCAGATTCATTGCCGGCAAAGAATACCGGATATCAAGACTGGCAGGGTTGCTTGGGATATCCTGGGAACAGGCTGAAGGCCGCATAAAAACCATGGACAAGGAGCAAAAAGCTTTTTTTAAAAGTGTATACCAGAAAGACGAAGCCAGCCCCGATGAATTCGACCTGGTCATCAATTTAAGACACCTCAAGGATGCTTCCCAGGCTGTGGAAATTGTTGCCTGTGCCTTTGAACAGAAATTCGGCGCTATCGCGTAA
- the tesB gene encoding acyl-CoA thioesterase II, with amino-acid sequence MTDGVRQKVLAELLGLLSLEKIEEDIFRGQSQDLGYGAVFGGQVLGQALSAASRTVPDPLCAHSLHGYFLRAGDAACPIVYMVERTRDGHSFSTRRVKAVQKGRTIFSMSASFHKLEDGFEHQDPMPEVKGPEGVESDYDKILRYADKIPKDIAKKLLYPNPIELRAINPVNPFHPVPMPPDKYVWFRATGPLPDDAATHRYMLAYASDFHLVPTALYPHGKTFWSPDMQVASLDHAIWFHRDFRMDDWLLHVIHSPSAALGRGLNRGAIYTRDGKLVASVTQEGLIRRLDKST; translated from the coding sequence ATGACAGATGGCGTAAGACAAAAGGTACTTGCAGAACTTTTAGGGCTACTCAGCCTGGAAAAAATTGAAGAAGACATTTTCCGGGGCCAAAGCCAGGATTTAGGATACGGCGCTGTATTCGGCGGCCAGGTTCTGGGCCAGGCGTTGTCTGCAGCATCCCGTACAGTACCGGATCCTCTTTGTGCCCACAGTCTGCACGGCTATTTTCTTAGAGCCGGGGATGCCGCCTGCCCCATTGTTTATATGGTGGAGCGCACCCGGGACGGCCACTCGTTCAGCACCCGGCGAGTCAAGGCGGTACAAAAGGGCAGGACCATCTTTTCCATGTCAGCCTCATTTCACAAACTTGAAGACGGATTTGAACACCAGGACCCCATGCCCGAGGTTAAAGGTCCTGAGGGCGTGGAAAGTGATTACGATAAAATATTACGCTATGCAGACAAGATCCCCAAAGATATTGCCAAAAAACTATTGTATCCCAATCCCATTGAACTGCGGGCCATAAATCCGGTGAACCCATTTCATCCCGTTCCCATGCCGCCGGACAAATATGTCTGGTTCAGGGCCACAGGGCCCTTACCTGACGACGCTGCAACCCACAGGTATATGCTGGCCTATGCATCGGATTTCCACCTGGTCCCCACAGCCCTTTATCCCCATGGCAAAACCTTCTGGTCCCCGGACATGCAGGTGGCAAGCCTGGATCATGCCATCTGGTTCCACAGGGATTTCAGGATGGACGACTGGCTGCTCCACGTCATCCACAGCCCCAGCGCAGCCCTAGGCCGGGGACTTAACCGCGGGGCCATCTACACCCGGGACGGCAAGCTTGTGGCCAGCGTAACCCAGGAAGGGCTGATCAGACGGCTGGACAAAAGCACATAA
- a CDS encoding prolipoprotein diacylglyceryl transferase family protein, giving the protein MAAVLFVVGLGVLIGLVLSWGFTTLPKEKWQMVAAFPLKKTDHGQWRGMNLTWYGLLSANAYTFGVIMVVILAASAGIPISVMVLLTVLLLAVTIPASKIVARIVEKKKATLTIGGAVFAGVVTAPWIIMLVNASLGSIFKFHVPVAVMMAVLSIGYTFGESLGRLACLSFGCCYGKPLNQCSDHIRNLFEHFNVVFTGETKKVVYASGLDGEKLIPIQIITAVIYAVSALAGTLLFLNGYAGTALVETLVVTQIWRVVSEFFRADFRGERKFSMYQIMALAAIVYTIALLAFFPDPAVAVSLDKGFKALWHPGMILFFQAVWIVSFLHSGRSTVTASKISFHVVKDNI; this is encoded by the coding sequence ATGGCAGCCGTTCTTTTTGTTGTTGGGTTGGGTGTGTTGATTGGTCTTGTACTCAGTTGGGGATTTACAACCTTACCCAAAGAAAAGTGGCAGATGGTGGCAGCATTCCCTTTGAAGAAAACGGACCATGGGCAGTGGCGGGGGATGAATTTGACCTGGTACGGACTTTTGTCGGCCAATGCATACACTTTTGGCGTGATCATGGTTGTAATTCTGGCCGCATCAGCCGGGATACCCATTTCTGTTATGGTTCTGTTAACTGTTTTGTTGCTGGCTGTAACGATCCCGGCCTCTAAAATTGTTGCCCGGATTGTTGAAAAGAAAAAAGCCACCCTGACCATTGGGGGAGCTGTGTTTGCCGGTGTAGTGACCGCACCCTGGATCATTATGCTGGTCAATGCCTCCTTGGGATCGATTTTTAAATTTCATGTGCCCGTAGCTGTGATGATGGCGGTGTTAAGCATTGGATACACCTTTGGCGAATCTTTAGGACGCCTTGCCTGCCTAAGTTTCGGCTGTTGCTATGGCAAGCCGTTGAATCAGTGCAGCGACCACATCCGTAATTTGTTTGAACATTTTAATGTGGTTTTTACCGGGGAAACTAAAAAAGTGGTCTATGCGTCGGGGCTGGATGGTGAAAAATTGATTCCCATCCAGATCATCACCGCCGTGATTTATGCCGTATCTGCGCTTGCCGGTACTTTGCTGTTTCTCAATGGCTATGCCGGAACGGCCCTTGTGGAAACCCTTGTGGTGACACAAATTTGGCGGGTGGTGTCTGAATTTTTCCGGGCGGATTTCAGAGGAGAACGCAAATTTTCCATGTACCAGATCATGGCCTTGGCCGCCATTGTTTATACCATTGCGCTGTTGGCCTTTTTTCCTGATCCCGCTGTGGCCGTTTCCCTGGATAAAGGATTTAAAGCCCTGTGGCATCCGGGTATGATTCTTTTTTTCCAGGCTGTCTGGATTGTCTCCTTTCTTCATTCGGGCCGCAGTACTGTTACGGCATCTAAGATTTCCTTTCATGTAGTAAAAGATAATATCTGA
- a CDS encoding EAL domain-containing protein, whose product MPKRLSIRFKLFFIYALVATAVFLCSFTIYYIHVKRHLEHQIENALVLSNHAITDLIETAVTVSIKIRLRTIAEKNLEIIEHIYKDFLDHRISEKEAKKQATALLLNQKIGQAGYIYVVDSAGEVKIHPNQDVKGQNFVEFGFIQKQIVEKNGYLEYWWKNPEDTEKRAKALHMTYFAPWDWIISASSYKADFSQLVSLEDFKDSVLAMDILGTGYSFVMDTQGNIIIHPKLTGNIMDYAIPENKKMISKIIAQKKGMASYFWKNPEDAVIKEKLMVFDYIPDFDWIIASSTYTEKAFAPLSEMRRIFFVILAASIFVIALVSLAVSTTITRPLTSLIDRLNVNMNQDWELQPLESLRKDEIGDLESSFNAFVSRLETYKRNLITENIIRKETEIRLQLFEKVFEHANEGITITDSDGEIQAVNQAFTDITGYSAEDAIGQNPRILKSDRHDDDFYESMWQSLKLKGHWSGEIWNRKKSGQAYPEFLSISDIQDKNGDVKNYVAVFHDISEMKTKEKQIEYMAYHDPLTGLPNRTLLKDRLEHAIIRARRDGKMLQLIFIDLDNFKNVNDTLGHAQGDELLKEAAERLDNVTRASDTVARLGGDEFVIMVTDVDNMMEIIHMVERIQGSFSEPFHIDGKSFHVTCSIGISVFPEDGDDADTLVRHADLAMYHAKDKGRNKYYLFEREMAKKINQRIEMEMNMRAAIENDEFQVYFQPQVNIRTLKPVGLEALVRWVKLDGTVVSPGRFIPLAEESGLIIPIGRQVFKKAVEQTCRIRKKSQLDLMLSINVSARQMDEPSFEKMAAGIIKDTAYPADRLKIEITESLLMRDINTTMIRLKNLAQIGISTAIDDFGTGYSSLAYLKQMPITTLKIDKSFIDDIVHDDNALALVETIVLMAHKLNMGIVAEGVEDEKQLEILNRLGDMDIQGYVFARPMPLGELEPWLAKHLPAHV is encoded by the coding sequence ATGCCAAAACGTCTATCCATACGATTCAAGCTTTTTTTCATCTATGCGCTGGTGGCCACAGCTGTTTTTTTATGCAGTTTTACGATCTATTATATTCATGTGAAAAGACATCTTGAACATCAGATAGAGAACGCATTGGTACTTTCCAACCACGCGATCACAGACCTGATCGAAACTGCCGTAACCGTTTCCATCAAAATTCGCCTGCGCACCATTGCCGAAAAAAATCTGGAGATCATTGAGCACATCTACAAGGATTTTTTGGATCATCGTATATCCGAAAAAGAGGCCAAAAAACAGGCCACAGCTCTGTTGTTGAATCAAAAAATCGGTCAGGCCGGATATATATATGTCGTCGACAGTGCAGGAGAGGTGAAAATTCACCCCAATCAAGATGTCAAAGGGCAGAATTTTGTTGAGTTCGGGTTTATCCAGAAACAGATAGTAGAGAAAAACGGGTACCTTGAATACTGGTGGAAAAATCCGGAGGACACTGAAAAACGCGCCAAAGCATTGCACATGACCTATTTTGCGCCCTGGGATTGGATTATCTCTGCATCATCGTATAAAGCAGACTTTTCTCAGCTTGTCTCACTGGAAGATTTTAAAGATAGCGTGCTGGCAATGGATATATTGGGAACCGGCTATAGTTTTGTCATGGACACCCAGGGCAATATCATCATTCATCCTAAACTAACCGGCAACATAATGGATTACGCAATACCCGAAAATAAAAAAATGATTTCGAAAATTATTGCACAGAAAAAGGGGATGGCAAGCTATTTCTGGAAGAATCCTGAAGATGCGGTTATCAAAGAGAAATTGATGGTGTTTGATTACATACCGGATTTTGATTGGATTATTGCTTCTTCAACATATACTGAAAAAGCCTTTGCACCGCTTTCGGAAATGCGCCGGATTTTTTTTGTTATCCTGGCCGCGTCCATTTTTGTAATTGCGCTTGTTTCGCTGGCGGTCAGCACCACGATTACCCGGCCGCTGACCAGTCTGATCGATCGTTTAAACGTCAATATGAATCAGGATTGGGAGCTACAGCCGCTGGAGAGCCTGCGAAAAGACGAAATTGGAGATCTTGAATCCAGTTTCAATGCGTTTGTCAGCCGGCTGGAAACGTATAAAAGAAATTTGATCACAGAAAATATCATCCGTAAAGAGACGGAGATCAGGCTTCAACTATTTGAAAAAGTATTTGAACATGCCAATGAGGGGATAACCATAACTGATTCTGACGGAGAGATCCAGGCCGTAAATCAGGCATTTACCGACATTACCGGCTACAGTGCCGAAGACGCCATTGGGCAAAACCCCAGGATTTTAAAATCGGATCGGCACGATGATGACTTCTATGAATCCATGTGGCAGTCCCTGAAGCTGAAAGGCCATTGGTCCGGGGAGATTTGGAATCGGAAAAAATCCGGGCAGGCATATCCGGAATTTTTAAGCATCAGCGACATCCAGGATAAAAATGGAGATGTGAAAAATTACGTGGCCGTTTTTCATGATATTTCAGAAATGAAAACCAAAGAAAAGCAGATTGAATATATGGCCTACCATGATCCGCTTACAGGTCTTCCCAATCGGACTCTGCTCAAAGATCGGCTTGAACATGCCATAATCAGGGCCAGACGAGATGGGAAGATGCTCCAGTTGATTTTCATTGATCTTGATAATTTTAAAAACGTCAATGACACGTTAGGGCATGCCCAGGGAGACGAGTTGTTGAAAGAGGCCGCCGAAAGGTTAGATAACGTCACCCGGGCCAGTGATACAGTTGCCCGGCTCGGCGGGGATGAATTTGTCATCATGGTCACAGACGTGGACAATATGATGGAAATTATCCACATGGTCGAACGTATTCAGGGCTCATTTTCAGAACCTTTTCATATTGACGGTAAATCCTTTCATGTAACCTGCAGTATAGGTATTTCCGTTTTTCCCGAAGATGGCGATGATGCCGATACTCTTGTGCGCCATGCTGACCTTGCCATGTATCACGCCAAAGACAAAGGCCGGAACAAATATTATCTGTTTGAGCGGGAAATGGCCAAAAAGATTAATCAACGAATCGAGATGGAAATGAATATGCGCGCGGCCATTGAAAACGATGAATTCCAGGTATATTTTCAACCCCAGGTGAATATCAGGACATTAAAACCGGTGGGGCTTGAAGCCCTGGTTCGTTGGGTAAAGCTCGATGGAACCGTCGTTTCCCCCGGCCGGTTTATCCCCCTGGCAGAAGAGTCCGGGCTGATCATTCCCATTGGCCGACAAGTTTTTAAAAAGGCGGTTGAGCAAACCTGCCGTATCAGGAAAAAAAGCCAACTGGATCTGATGCTGTCCATTAATGTTTCTGCCCGGCAGATGGACGAGCCCTCATTTGAAAAAATGGCCGCAGGCATCATAAAAGATACCGCATACCCCGCAGACCGTCTGAAAATAGAGATCACGGAATCATTGTTAATGCGGGATATTAACACCACCATGATCCGGCTTAAAAATTTGGCTCAGATAGGCATCTCAACGGCCATTGATGACTTTGGTACAGGGTATTCTTCTTTGGCCTATCTTAAACAAATGCCCATCACCACCTTAAAAATCGACAAATCCTTTATCGACGATATTGTTCATGATGACAATGCCCTGGCCCTGGTTGAGACCATTGTCCTGATGGCCCATAAACTGAATATGGGCATTGTGGCTGAAGGTGTGGAAGACGAAAAACAGCTTGAGATTTTAAATCGGCTGGGCGACATGGACATTCAAGGCTATGTTTTTGCCCGGCCCATGCCCCTGGGCGAGCTTGAGCCATGGCTGGCAAAACACCTGCCGGCACATGTCTGA
- a CDS encoding transporter substrate-binding domain-containing protein, with translation MFNYFIRRGRIVIFMGIIIFFLPFCAGSSPVLRLATDPWPPYSLGQKGSALESGYAFEIGTEVSKRLHCTLKADLLPWKRVLACMKNGTYDITFPIQSKPSREAFIIFTHVILEDRVFVWHLKNRKDSLSGWKTIDDLKPYTIGIISGYTYRDKMDQAIENGFLKTEKANSAECNFKKLLGKRFDGFLESESVVMSFFQKNPEYRNQIIHAPQVVSKDIFRIGISKNSPFAQRLSEINRIIYEMKKDGTIDRILTMGE, from the coding sequence ATGTTTAACTATTTTATCCGACGTGGACGTATTGTCATATTTATGGGCATTATTATTTTCTTCCTGCCGTTTTGTGCCGGAAGTTCCCCTGTGCTCAGACTCGCCACAGATCCCTGGCCGCCCTATTCCTTGGGGCAAAAAGGAAGCGCGTTGGAAAGCGGGTATGCGTTCGAGATCGGCACAGAGGTGAGCAAGCGCCTCCATTGCACATTAAAGGCGGATCTTCTACCATGGAAGCGGGTGCTGGCCTGCATGAAAAACGGCACTTACGACATTACCTTTCCCATTCAAAGCAAGCCGTCAAGAGAAGCTTTCATAATTTTTACGCATGTCATTCTAGAAGACAGGGTTTTTGTATGGCATCTGAAAAATCGAAAGGACAGTCTATCCGGGTGGAAAACCATTGATGATCTCAAACCTTATACAATCGGTATTATTTCAGGCTATACCTACCGGGACAAGATGGACCAGGCCATTGAAAACGGCTTTTTAAAAACGGAAAAAGCCAACTCGGCTGAATGCAACTTCAAAAAACTTTTAGGAAAACGGTTTGATGGATTTCTGGAAAGCGAATCCGTTGTAATGAGCTTTTTCCAAAAGAATCCGGAATACAGAAACCAGATCATTCATGCCCCCCAAGTTGTATCCAAAGATATCTTCAGAATCGGAATTTCAAAAAACTCACCGTTTGCCCAGAGACTTTCGGAAATCAACAGGATAATTTACGAAATGAAAAAAGATGGGACCATTGACCGAATTCTGACAATGGGAGAATAG
- a CDS encoding diguanylate cyclase — translation MIAQLSESIGLMLVKIEGREFALEMRIEELQKANEKIDEYSKTLALKVAERTKELQRKNKALTLEVQKRQEIQKALEMANEKLILISNQDGLTGLANRRRFDDYLSREWFAHKRIKKEFSLILCDVDHFKFYNDTYGHRQGDDCLKRIAQAIEGCMRRPRDMAARYGGEEFAAILPETGLEGALQMAENIRSQVEALYIPHESSKICDHVTISLGVAVVIPNPDLTEKDFVEMADVSLYEAKEEGGRNCVRYRSNLN, via the coding sequence TTGATTGCCCAGTTAAGTGAGAGTATCGGTTTAATGCTGGTAAAAATCGAGGGCAGAGAATTTGCTTTGGAGATGAGAATTGAAGAGTTGCAAAAAGCCAATGAGAAAATTGATGAATATTCCAAAACCCTTGCGTTAAAAGTTGCTGAGCGCACAAAGGAACTGCAGAGAAAAAATAAGGCGCTGACCCTTGAGGTTCAAAAGAGGCAGGAAATTCAAAAAGCCCTGGAGATGGCCAACGAAAAATTGATCCTGATTTCCAATCAAGATGGGCTAACAGGGCTTGCTAATCGCAGAAGGTTTGATGACTACTTGAGTCGGGAGTGGTTTGCCCATAAACGGATAAAAAAAGAATTTTCCCTGATTCTTTGCGATGTCGATCATTTTAAGTTTTATAATGATACGTATGGGCATCGGCAAGGAGATGATTGTCTTAAGCGAATTGCCCAGGCAATTGAAGGTTGCATGCGAAGGCCCAGAGATATGGCGGCCCGGTATGGCGGTGAAGAATTTGCAGCCATTCTACCGGAAACCGGACTTGAGGGCGCCTTGCAAATGGCAGAAAACATCCGTTCACAGGTGGAGGCGCTTTATATTCCCCATGAATCTTCAAAGATTTGTGATCACGTGACCATCAGCCTTGGGGTTGCTGTTGTTATCCCAAACCCGGATTTAACTGAAAAAGATTTTGTTGAAATGGCGGATGTCAGTCTTTACGAGGCAAAGGAGGAGGGTGGCAGGAACTGTGTCAGATACAGGTCAAATCTGAATTGA
- the arfB gene encoding alternative ribosome rescue aminoacyl-tRNA hydrolase ArfB produces the protein MNISDHISIPDTSIEFYPIRSRGPGGQNVNKVSSGVHIRFDIHASDLSDEIKAKLLSLNDKRITRQGIIVIKAMTSRSAAKNREDGLERLAELIRRAVRPVKKRKPTRPTRASKTRRLDSKTRRGKIKALRKKIDI, from the coding sequence TTGAACATATCCGATCATATATCCATACCGGATACCAGCATTGAATTTTACCCCATCCGGTCCCGGGGACCCGGAGGGCAGAATGTGAACAAAGTCTCTTCAGGCGTTCATATCCGTTTTGATATTCATGCCTCGGATCTTTCAGATGAAATTAAGGCCAAGCTGTTGTCTCTCAACGACAAGCGTATTACCCGGCAGGGGATTATTGTGATCAAGGCCATGACCTCCAGAAGTGCGGCAAAAAACCGTGAGGACGGCTTGGAACGTCTTGCCGAATTGATCAGACGTGCTGTTCGGCCTGTAAAAAAAAGAAAGCCCACCCGGCCCACCCGGGCATCGAAAACCAGGCGCCTTGATTCAAAAACCAGGCGTGGCAAAATTAAGGCATTAAGAAAAAAGATAGACATATAG
- a CDS encoding phosphatidylserine decarboxylase, which produces MKHQYIDRKTRQVKTENLKADPVISAIYSSIRENSFFLFRLMISARMSSLIGAVSYDLPFFTPPTDVQRFLADHGIDLSEVAGDPGKLDTLRKIFERKIRYEQLRPMPEDISAVVSPADSRLLVGAFSEKSALFIKGKFFDFCELISPDKPQWLAAFDRGSFAVTRLTPDKYHYNHTPVAGTVIDIYEIDGHFHSCNPGAVVREVTPYSKNRRVVTIIDTDVPGGTGCGLVCMVEVVAMMIGKIVQCYSKKGYENPQAVVPGLFMEKGCPKSLYRPGSSTTIVIFQKQRVCFSSDLLENQMRTDVSSRFSEGFGRALVETEVTVRSGIGHACACAE; this is translated from the coding sequence ATGAAACATCAATATATAGACCGTAAAACCCGGCAGGTGAAAACAGAGAATCTCAAGGCAGATCCCGTCATCAGCGCCATTTATTCTTCTATTCGTGAAAATTCTTTCTTTCTATTTCGTCTGATGATTTCAGCCCGGATGTCCAGTCTGATCGGGGCTGTGTCCTATGATCTGCCTTTTTTCACCCCGCCGACTGATGTGCAACGCTTTCTGGCTGACCACGGCATTGATTTAAGTGAGGTGGCAGGAGATCCTGGAAAATTAGATACCCTGCGCAAGATTTTTGAGCGAAAGATCCGGTATGAACAGCTTCGCCCCATGCCGGAAGACATTTCTGCTGTAGTCTCTCCGGCAGATTCCCGTCTTCTTGTGGGGGCTTTTTCAGAAAAATCAGCCTTGTTTATTAAAGGCAAATTTTTTGATTTCTGTGAGCTTATCAGCCCGGATAAACCTCAATGGCTTGCGGCCTTTGACCGTGGCAGTTTTGCTGTGACCCGGCTTACCCCGGATAAATATCACTATAACCATACGCCTGTGGCAGGAACCGTAATTGATATTTATGAAATAGACGGCCATTTTCATTCCTGCAATCCCGGGGCCGTGGTCCGGGAGGTAACGCCTTACTCCAAAAATCGGCGGGTGGTCACCATCATTGATACGGATGTGCCCGGGGGAACCGGATGCGGCCTTGTGTGCATGGTGGAAGTGGTGGCCATGATGATCGGTAAAATTGTTCAATGCTATAGTAAAAAGGGGTATGAGAATCCCCAGGCTGTGGTACCGGGACTTTTCATGGAAAAAGGGTGCCCCAAAAGTCTGTACCGTCCGGGGTCCTCTACAACCATTGTTATATTTCAGAAACAGCGCGTATGTTTTTCCAGCGATTTATTGGAAAATCAGATGCGCACCGACGTGAGCAGCCGTTTTAGTGAAGGGTTTGGCAGGGCCCTTGTGGAAACCGAAGTGACTGTACGTTCAGGTATCGGTCACGCATGCGCTTGTGCAGAATAG